Proteins encoded by one window of Nitrincola iocasae:
- the hutG gene encoding formimidoylglutamase, with amino-acid sequence MTLRTADTLMECWTGRHDPEANSLRWHQKIQPVQPDSPPGIALLGFPCDAGVQRNQGRRGAALGPQALRQQLGNLPWLQTAPLYECGDILCEQDNLEQAQADLADHLAQLLNQGHLPILLGGGHEIAFGSWSGLAKHLGASPDKPRIGIINFDAHFDLRDPHCQPTSSGTPFAQIAEVCTHHQWKFQYACLGVSRMSNTPALFARAKTLGAYFEEDLQMTLWHLPELHQRLQDFINQCDHLYLTIDLDVFPAAQAPGVSAPAARGVSLEVIEPLLIQIRDSGKLRLMDLAELNPGLDIDAHTARLGARLIHQMTLNPAANESSITEQ; translated from the coding sequence ATGACACTCAGAACAGCAGACACACTCATGGAGTGCTGGACAGGCCGTCATGACCCTGAAGCAAACAGCCTGCGCTGGCACCAGAAAATTCAACCTGTACAGCCAGACAGCCCGCCTGGCATAGCCTTGCTGGGATTTCCGTGTGATGCAGGCGTGCAGCGGAACCAGGGGCGCCGCGGGGCCGCACTCGGCCCACAAGCACTTCGCCAGCAGCTAGGTAACCTGCCCTGGCTACAAACGGCTCCCTTGTATGAGTGTGGTGACATCCTCTGTGAACAGGATAACTTAGAACAAGCCCAGGCCGACCTGGCGGATCATCTAGCCCAGTTGCTGAATCAGGGACACCTGCCAATCCTGCTTGGCGGTGGACATGAAATCGCCTTTGGCAGTTGGTCAGGATTAGCTAAGCACCTGGGAGCCAGCCCAGACAAACCTCGGATCGGCATCATCAATTTCGATGCTCACTTTGACCTGCGCGATCCGCACTGTCAGCCGACCTCTTCAGGAACACCTTTCGCCCAAATAGCCGAAGTTTGTACTCACCATCAATGGAAATTCCAATATGCATGCCTGGGTGTCAGTCGCATGAGCAACACCCCGGCCCTGTTTGCACGCGCAAAAACGCTCGGCGCGTACTTCGAAGAAGATTTGCAAATGACGCTGTGGCATCTACCAGAACTGCACCAGCGTCTGCAGGATTTTATCAACCAGTGCGACCACCTCTACCTGACCATCGATCTGGATGTTTTTCCAGCAGCCCAGGCCCCGGGGGTTAGTGCGCCTGCTGCACGAGGTGTCAGTCTGGAGGTGATCGAGCCCCTGCTAATACAGATACGTGACAGTGGCAAATTGCGGCTCATGGACCTGGCTGAACTGAACCCCGGTCTGGATATCGATGCACATACCGCACGCTTGGGCGCGCGTCTGATTCATCAGATGACCCTGAACCCTGCAGCCAATGAATCATCAATAACTGAACAATAA